Below is a genomic region from Nocardioides panacis.
ACGGACCGACGTCGGCCACCTCGGCGTCGGCGCCTGCGCCGACCTCGCGGTGCTCGACGCCCCGTCGTACCTCCACCTCGCCTACCGGCCCGGGGTCCCGCTGGTCCGCGAGACGTTCGTCCGCGGCCGGCTCACCTGAGCGGCGAGCAGCCCGCGAGCGGCGCGGGACCTCCCCGTACGATCCTCGCCATGCGCATCTCGGCGGTCCTCCTGCTCACGGCGGTCACCGCCTCCCTGCTGTCCGGCTGCGGCCAGGACGACGCCTCCGGCTCGGACCGGGCGAGCGGGAACGCCTCCGCCGCGTGCACGTACACCGCGACCGGGGACGCGGCCCGCAAGGTCGACCTGCCGCCGGGCGACCCCGCCCCGGCGCGGTCGCTGACGATGACCACCAACCGCGGCCCGATCGGCCTCACCCTGGACGACGCCGCCGCCCCGTGCACCGCCGGCTCGTTCACCTCCCTGGCCCGGCAGGGGTACTTCGACGACACCAAGTGCCACCGGCTGACGACCCAGGGCATCTTCGTCCTGCAGTGCGGCGACCCGACCGGCACCGGCTCGGGTGGTCCCGGCTACTCGTTCGACGACGAGCTCACCGGCCAGGAGACCTACCCCGCCGGGACGCTGGCGATGGCCAACGCCGGGCCGAACACCAACGGCTCGCAGTTCTTCCTGGTCTACGCCGACACCGCGCTCCCGCCGGCCTACACGGTGTTCGGGAAGCTCGACCCGGCCGGCACGAAGGTGGTGCTGGACATCGCGAAGAAGGGCACCGCCGACGGCAGCGGTGACGGGGCCCCCAAGCAGGACGTCGTCATCACGTCGGTGAAGTAGCCGGCACCGCCGCGGCGAACCGCGCCGCCAGCCGGGCCACCGCGGCGCGCAGCTCGGGGCCGCCCTCGACGCGGAAGTCGACCGGCACGTTCGCCAGCCACTCACCGGCGTACATCGCGGGGTTGCTGGTGCTGCCGACGAGCACGCAGCCGTCCCCGGCGGGCTCGAGCCGTCCCATCGGCGGCCGGACCCAGGGCGCCACCTCGGCGGGTGGAGCGTCGAAGACGACGCGGGTGGGGAACTCCCAGCCGGTGCCGAGGTTCTCCTCCAGCACCGCCACCGCGTCGAGGTCCGCGGGCGGGGTGAAGGACCCCGCGGTCAGCTGCACCGCGCGGACCCGGTCGAGCCGGTAGGTGCGGATCGCGTCGGCCCGGTGGGAGCGGCACAGGAGGTACCACCGGCCGTGCCGCACCACGACCGCCCACGGGTCCACCTCGGCCTCCCACTCGTTGCCGGACTCGCTGCGGTAGCCGACCACGGCGGTACGGCGCGTGGCGACCGCGTCGACCAGGGTGCTGGTCAGGGCCGGGTCCGGGCTGGTCCAGTGCCGGTCGCGTGCGGCGGACGCGTGCTCGCGCAGCGCCGCGGCCTCCCGCCCGACCCGCTCGGGCAGCGCCCGCACCACCTTGTCGAGGGCGGAGCCGACCAGGTCCTCGCCCTCGGCCGGGGCCGGGCGTCCGTCGAGCACCGCCATCACGAGGCCGAGCGCCTCGGCCTTGGTGAACACGACCGGGGGCAGCCGGGTGCCCTGGCCCAGCCGGTAGCCGCCGTACGGGCCGCGCGTGGACTCGACGTCGACGCCCGCCTCCCGGAGGATCCCGACGTAGCGGCGGGCGGCCCGCTCCGAGACCCCGAGCCGCTCGCCGAGCTCCTCGGCGGTCGTGCCCGGACGGTGGCGCAGCACCTCCAGGGCCCGCAGGGCCCGGGCGGTGGGACTGAGATCGGCCGGCACCCGGGACAGGCTAGGCCCCGATCGCGGGAACCGGAAGCAGAGCGTCCGGAACCGGTCCTGGCGTCGGCTACTGTCCTGCCATGCCGCAGCTGGTGCTCCCCACCGTCGAGCTGCACGCCGCCTGGTCGGAGGCACGCGCGGACTGGGGTCCCGGGACCCACGAGGACGGGTTCGGGCTCCGCGAGCAGGACGACGTCGAGAGCCCCGAGGGGTTCGCGGCGTGGGTGCGGCGGCTGCGCGGCGGGCCGGGACCGGCCTCCGCGACCTGCTGGTGGATCGTCGAGGGGGAGGCCGTCCTCGGCGGCATCGCCCTGCGTCACGGGACCGACGACACCGTGCTCCGGCTCGGTCACGTCGGCTACGGCATCCGGCCCTCGGCCCGCGGGCGCGGGCTGGCCACCTGGGCGCTGGGCGAGGTCCTGCCGGTGGCCGGCGCGACGGGCCTCGACCGCGTCCTGGTGGTCTGCGAGGAGGGCAACGCGGCGTCGGCGCGGGTGGTCGAGCACCACGGCGGCGTGCTGGAGGAGGTCCGCGACGCCGGCCCGGTCCGCGTCCGTCGCTACTGGGTCGCCACGCCCGGGTGAGCGCCGCGCCGGGCGGGGGTTGGCAGGGAGGTCGCGGTCCGGGGAGGGTGGCCCCATGGACCCGCTCAGGATCGGACTCGTCGGCTACGGCTTCGGCGGGAGGTACTTCCACGCCCCCTTGATCGCGTCGGCGCCCGAGTGCGCGTTCGTCGGCGTCGTCACCGCGTCCGAGGAGCGCCGGGCGCTCCTGCGCGCGGAGCACCCCGGCGTGGACGCCTTCGACTCCCTGGCCGCGCTGGCCGCCGCGGGCGCGGAGGCCGTGAGCATCTCCACGCCGGCCGACACCCACTCGGCGCTCACCGACGAGGCGATCGGCCGCGGCCTGGCGGTCGTCTGCGACAAGCCGTTCGCGCTGGAACCGGCGGCGGCCCGTCGTACGGTCGGGCTCGCGGCGGACGCGGGGGTCGTGCTCAGCCCCTACCAGAACCGGCGGTGGGACTCGGACTTCCTCACCGTGCAGGCCCTGGTCGCCGACGGGTCGCTGGGGGAGGTGCGCAGGTTCGAGTCCCGTTTCGAGCGGTACGCCCCCGACGCCGGGCCCGGCCGGGCCGGAGGCGGCACCCTGCTCGACTTCGGCGCCCACCTCGTCGACCAGGCGCTCCGCCTGCTCGGCCCGGTCGAGTCGGTGCACGCCGAGTCCCGGACCCGGGAGAGCGGGCTGGACGACGACGTGTTCGTCGCGCTGCGGCACACCGGCGGCGCCGTCTCGCACCTGTGGGGCAGCTGGAGCCAGCACGCGCCGGGGCCGCGCTTCCGGGTCACCGGCACCGCCGGGTCGCTGGTGATCACGACCGGGGACACCCAGGAGGACCTGCTGGTCACCGGGGAGACCCCCGCGACCACCGGCAGCTGGGGCGTCGAGGCGGCGTCCGACCTCGACCGGCTGTTCACGCCCGCGGGGTCGTCGCCGATCCGGCTGCAGCGCGGCGCCTGGGACACCTACTACCCCGCGTTCGCCCGCGCGGCGCGCGGCGACGGCCCGCCCCCGGTGGCCGCGGCCGACGCCGTCGCGACCGCGGACGTCCTCGAGGCCGCCCGGGTGAGCGCCGCGACCCGCCAGGTGGTCCGACCGGGGGCGGACCGGTGACCGGCCGCGCGCTGCTCGACGAGCTGGAGGCGCAGGAGGCCCGGCTGCTGTTCGACCGGTTCGACGAGGACACCGCGTGGGAGCTCGGTGTCGCGTTGCGGGACGCCGCGCTGGCGGCCGGGCTGCCGGTGGCCATCTCGGTCCGCCGCAACGGGCAGCGGCTCTTCCACGCCGCGCTGCCCGGCGCCTCGGCCGACAACGACGGCTGGCTCGCCCGCAAGTGCGCCGTCGTGGACCGCTACGGCCGCTCCTCGCTGCGGGTGGGCGAGCAGTTCCGCGTCGACGGCGGGTCGTTCGACGAGAAGTCCCGGCTCGACCCCGCGAAGTACGCCGCGCACGGTGGCGCGTTCCCGGTCCTGCTCCGGGGCACCGGCTGCATCGGCACGGTCGCGGTCTCCGGGCTGCCCCAGCTCGAGGACCACCGGCTCGTCGTGGAGACCCTGGAGGCCTTCCTGGCGGGCCAGGTACCTCAGAGACCCTCAGGCGGCTGAGTCCGGCAGGGATAGGGAGTTCTCCCGATGTGCGGGCCCACCTCAGAGGCACAGGATCGGGTCATCGCAGAACATCCGAGGAGATGATCATGATGATGACTCCGGAGCCCTTCCTGAGCGCAGAGATCGCGTACCGCCAGCAGCACCTGGCCGAGCTGTACGGACGGTCGCCCCGTCGCTTCCGGGTCCCGCGCCGGCGCACGCTGCGGCTGCCGCACCCGCGCCGCCGCCCGCTGTCCGTGGCGTGAGCGCCCAGCCGGTCGAGGCCCGTACGACGGGGAGGCGCACGCCGCGCACGGCGTCGGTGCTCTCCGCGATGATGGTCGACGTGGCACCTCTGACCGACCCGCGGCACCCGATGCTGGGGCGCGACCGCGAGCTCGCCCTGCTGGCCGACCTGCTCGGCCTGGCGGGGGAGCCGCGGTCGCGCTGCGTGCTGCTCGCCGGTGACGCCGGCGTCGGCAAGACCCGGCTGCTGCGCGAGCTCGCGGCGAGCACGACCGGGGCCGGCTGGCGCACCCTGGTCGGGCACTGCCTCGACTTCGGCGACAGCGCGCTGCCCTACCTCCCCTTCTCCGAGCTCTTCGGCCGGCTGGTGCTCGACTCCCCGGAGGCCGCCGCTCGGCTGACCGAGGCGCACCCGGCGCTCTCCCACCTGCAGCCCGGACGGCGGCTGATCTCCGGCGCCGCCGCCGGCTCCGGCGACTCCGGGGACAACCTGGACCGCTCCGACCTGTTCGAGGCGATCCACGGGGCGCTCGACGAGCTCTCCGCGGAGCAGCCGGTCCTCGTGGTGATCGAGGACGTGCACTGGGCCGACCGGTCCACCCGGGACCTGCTGTCCTTCCTGTTCGCCCGCCCCTTCCGCGGCCGGGTCAGCGTGCTCGCGTCGTACCGCTCGGACGACCTGCACCGGCGCCACCCGCTGCGCGCGGCGGTGGCCCAGTGGGTCCGGGTCCCCGGCGTGCACCGGGTGCAGCTCGACCCGCTCGCCGACGTCGACGTACGACGGCTGGTGCAGGCCCTGCTGCCCGGGCCGCTGTCCGAGGGCGACCTGCAGGGGATCGTGCGGCGGGCCGAGGGCAACGCGTTCTTCGCCGAGGAGCTGGTCAGCGCCGCCCAGGGCTCGCAGGGCCCCGACGGCCCCGACGGCCCCGAGGGCTCCCGGGGCGACGGCCTGCCCGAGGACCTCGCCGACCTGCTGCTGGTCCGGCTCGACCGGCTCGACGACGGCGCCCGCGAGGTGGTCCGGGCCGCGGCCTGCTCGGGGCGGCGGGTCAGCCACGCCCTGATCGCCGCCGTCGTCGGCCACCCCGACGACGAGCTGGAGCGCTCGCTGCGCACCGCCGTCGAGCAGAACGTCCTGGTCCAGGTCGGCGTGGACAGCTACGCCTTCCGGCACGCCCTGCTCGCGGAGGCGGTCTACGACGACCTGCTGCCGGGTGAGCGGGTCCGGCTGCACGCGGCCTACGCCGAGGCGCTGCGCACCCGGCGCGTCGACGGCACCGCCGCCGAGCTGGCCCGGCACGCCCGGCTGGCGCACGACCCGGTGACCGCGGTCCGGGCGAGCGTCGAGGCCGGCGACGAGGCGATGGGTGTCGGCGGGCCGGAGGAGGCGGCCGCGCACTACGAGGCCGCGCTGGAGCTGGCGGCCGACCCACGGCTGGCCACCGACCTCGACCAGGTCGAGCTCGCCGTGAAGGCCGCGGAGGCGCTGGTCGCCTCGGGCCACCCCGAGCGGGCCGTCCAGCTGGTCCGGGCCCAGCTCGCCCACCCGTCGGCCACCGGGCCGGCCCGCCGGGCCCGGCTGCTGATGTCCCTGGCCACCGCGACGATGACGCTCGACAACGCCGGCGACCCGCTCGCGCTGACCAGCGAGGCGCTCACCCT
It encodes:
- a CDS encoding heme-degrading domain-containing protein, which translates into the protein MTGRALLDELEAQEARLLFDRFDEDTAWELGVALRDAALAAGLPVAISVRRNGQRLFHAALPGASADNDGWLARKCAVVDRYGRSSLRVGEQFRVDGGSFDEKSRLDPAKYAAHGGAFPVLLRGTGCIGTVAVSGLPQLEDHRLVVETLEAFLAGQVPQRPSGG
- a CDS encoding helix-turn-helix transcriptional regulator, which encodes MSAQPVEARTTGRRTPRTASVLSAMMVDVAPLTDPRHPMLGRDRELALLADLLGLAGEPRSRCVLLAGDAGVGKTRLLRELAASTTGAGWRTLVGHCLDFGDSALPYLPFSELFGRLVLDSPEAAARLTEAHPALSHLQPGRRLISGAAAGSGDSGDNLDRSDLFEAIHGALDELSAEQPVLVVIEDVHWADRSTRDLLSFLFARPFRGRVSVLASYRSDDLHRRHPLRAAVAQWVRVPGVHRVQLDPLADVDVRRLVQALLPGPLSEGDLQGIVRRAEGNAFFAEELVSAAQGSQGPDGPDGPEGSRGDGLPEDLADLLLVRLDRLDDGAREVVRAAACSGRRVSHALIAAVVGHPDDELERSLRTAVEQNVLVQVGVDSYAFRHALLAEAVYDDLLPGERVRLHAAYAEALRTRRVDGTAAELARHARLAHDPVTAVRASVEAGDEAMGVGGPEEAAAHYEAALELAADPRLATDLDQVELAVKAAEALVASGHPERAVQLVRAQLAHPSATGPARRARLLMSLATATMTLDNAGDPLALTSEALTLVPDEPSATRARVLSLHARAQLWHGHDEDAAQQAMEALGLAQKLDLPSVVADVTTTLAGIDDRAGDAETAQRVLHEVIERAHRDGDVHAELRSRYLLASLRHERGDLAAARDAYHQGYLVARDSGRPWAPYGFEARLMEAFVAYETGDWDAALELTVVGGQSPPPLAEALLLGARVRVCVGRGDPASPRLLAQLRPLWTLDGLVGISGAAAEIDLYGAAADVPAVLASFDRAVEVVGVPWSEAFQARIRLTALVLGHLADVASTAPHADRAVLLERVPDLMAGVERVMQRVHRRKRPFGPEGVAWLERTHAEHLRLRWLADDAPPEEADLVAAWQRTVAAFEEMGQPHETARSQVRLAAVLRATGRTSEARALTDAARRVATALGAQPLLALLGRGGEPSRPRETRTDATLTARETEILGLVAQGRSNGEIARQLFISTKTVSVHVSNILAKLGAAGRTEAAAIARRDGLLPS
- a CDS encoding Gfo/Idh/MocA family protein, with translation MDPLRIGLVGYGFGGRYFHAPLIASAPECAFVGVVTASEERRALLRAEHPGVDAFDSLAALAAAGAEAVSISTPADTHSALTDEAIGRGLAVVCDKPFALEPAAARRTVGLAADAGVVLSPYQNRRWDSDFLTVQALVADGSLGEVRRFESRFERYAPDAGPGRAGGGTLLDFGAHLVDQALRLLGPVESVHAESRTRESGLDDDVFVALRHTGGAVSHLWGSWSQHAPGPRFRVTGTAGSLVITTGDTQEDLLVTGETPATTGSWGVEAASDLDRLFTPAGSSPIRLQRGAWDTYYPAFARAARGDGPPPVAAADAVATADVLEAARVSAATRQVVRPGADR
- a CDS encoding GNAT family N-acetyltransferase gives rise to the protein MPQLVLPTVELHAAWSEARADWGPGTHEDGFGLREQDDVESPEGFAAWVRRLRGGPGPASATCWWIVEGEAVLGGIALRHGTDDTVLRLGHVGYGIRPSARGRGLATWALGEVLPVAGATGLDRVLVVCEEGNAASARVVEHHGGVLEEVRDAGPVRVRRYWVATPG
- a CDS encoding helix-turn-helix transcriptional regulator, which codes for MPADLSPTARALRALEVLRHRPGTTAEELGERLGVSERAARRYVGILREAGVDVESTRGPYGGYRLGQGTRLPPVVFTKAEALGLVMAVLDGRPAPAEGEDLVGSALDKVVRALPERVGREAAALREHASAARDRHWTSPDPALTSTLVDAVATRRTAVVGYRSESGNEWEAEVDPWAVVVRHGRWYLLCRSHRADAIRTYRLDRVRAVQLTAGSFTPPADLDAVAVLEENLGTGWEFPTRVVFDAPPAEVAPWVRPPMGRLEPAGDGCVLVGSTSNPAMYAGEWLANVPVDFRVEGGPELRAAVARLAARFAAAVPATSPT
- a CDS encoding peptidylprolyl isomerase gives rise to the protein MRISAVLLLTAVTASLLSGCGQDDASGSDRASGNASAACTYTATGDAARKVDLPPGDPAPARSLTMTTNRGPIGLTLDDAAAPCTAGSFTSLARQGYFDDTKCHRLTTQGIFVLQCGDPTGTGSGGPGYSFDDELTGQETYPAGTLAMANAGPNTNGSQFFLVYADTALPPAYTVFGKLDPAGTKVVLDIAKKGTADGSGDGAPKQDVVITSVK